From a single Candidatus Brevundimonas phytovorans genomic region:
- the nuoH gene encoding NADH-quinone oxidoreductase subunit NuoH, with amino-acid sequence MDAATSFWATPLGWTLATLGGILIVTVGILISLAFLLLADRKIWAGVQMRKGPNVVGPFGLLQSFADFFKFVLKEIVVPSGSDKVVFLAAPLITFILAFIAWAVIPFAPGWVISDLNVGILYILAISSLGVYGIIMGGWASNSKYPFLGSLRSAAQMVSYEVSMGLVIINVILLAGTMNLTEIVTQQTGWIWNWNMFGGGLDTLPTIVVMIPMTIVFFISALAETNRPPFDLPEAESELVAGYQVEYSSTPYLLFMIGEYANIVFMCAMISLLFCGGWNPGFPTDFLDSWPTFLANLFYFLVLATKIVFWFFMIALTKAFVPRYRYDQLMRLGWKIFLPTSLIAVVAVAAWRVFAVGA; translated from the coding sequence ATGGACGCTGCGACCTCCTTCTGGGCCACCCCCCTCGGCTGGACCCTCGCCACCCTCGGCGGCATTCTGATCGTCACGGTCGGGATTCTGATCTCGCTGGCCTTCCTGCTGCTGGCGGACCGCAAGATCTGGGCCGGCGTGCAGATGCGCAAAGGCCCCAACGTGGTCGGCCCCTTCGGCCTGCTGCAGTCCTTCGCCGACTTCTTCAAGTTCGTGCTCAAGGAAATTGTCGTCCCGTCGGGTTCCGACAAGGTCGTCTTCCTGGCCGCGCCGCTGATCACCTTCATCCTGGCCTTCATCGCCTGGGCCGTGATCCCGTTCGCGCCGGGCTGGGTGATCTCGGACCTGAACGTCGGCATTCTTTACATCCTGGCGATCAGCTCGCTGGGCGTTTACGGCATCATCATGGGCGGCTGGGCTTCGAACTCGAAGTACCCGTTCCTGGGTTCGCTGCGTTCGGCGGCGCAGATGGTGTCCTATGAGGTCTCGATGGGCCTGGTCATCATCAACGTCATCCTGCTGGCCGGGACGATGAACCTGACCGAGATCGTCACCCAGCAGACCGGGTGGATCTGGAACTGGAACATGTTCGGCGGCGGCCTGGACACCCTGCCGACCATCGTGGTCATGATCCCGATGACGATCGTCTTCTTTATCTCGGCCCTGGCCGAGACCAACCGCCCGCCCTTCGACCTTCCCGAAGCAGAGTCGGAACTGGTGGCCGGTTATCAGGTCGAATATTCGTCGACCCCCTACCTGCTGTTCATGATCGGCGAATACGCCAACATCGTCTTCATGTGCGCCATGATCAGCCTGCTGTTCTGCGGCGGCTGGAACCCGGGCTTCCCGACCGACTTCCTCGACAGCTGGCCGACCTTCCTGGCCAACCTGTTCTACTTCCTGGTTCTGGCGACCAAGATCGTCTTCTGGTTCTTCATGATCGCCCTGACCAAGGCCTTCGTGCCGCGCTACCGCTACGATCAGCTGATGCGCCTGGGCTGGAAGATCTTCCTGCCGACGTCGCTGATCGCCGTGGTGGCCGTGGCGGCCTGGCGCGTCTTCGCGGTAGGTGCGTGA
- the nuoG gene encoding NADH-quinone oxidoreductase subunit NuoG has product MPIAKVNGVETEFEPGMTVLQVAELAGQEIPRFCYHERLSIAGNCRMCLVEVKPGPPKPQASCALPAAEGQEIFTDTPMVKKAREGVMEFLLINHPLDCPICDQGGECDLQDQAVGYGRDGSRYGENKRAVEEKNMGPTVKTFMTRCIQCTRCVRFITEVAGVPDIGMISRGEGAEITTYLEKNIDSELSGNVNDLCPVGALTHRPWQYHYRPWELKKTETIDVMDALGSNIRADARGAEVMRVLPRVNEGINEEWLSDKSRYAVDGLQARRLDRPWVRENGKLRVASWDEALAAVATKIKSASADRIGVIAGDLQDAESMKATLDLFRALGSANTDCRQDGAAIGQGAREGWLFNSGLQGIENADAILIVGANPRTEAPLLNTRLRKVWLKGAAEIGVIGEQVDLTYDYNYLGAGSKTLGKLPKAAVDFLTKAERPAIIVGAGALIGDTGAAVLNALGALAKKVGVVKDGWNGFNVLHTAAARVGGLDMGFVPADGGLDVAGMLKPGALDVLFLLGADEVNASASDAFRVYLGSHGDRGAHGADVILPGAAYTEKSGLYVNTEGRVQMAERVVFPKGEAKEDWAIIRALSERVGCKLPFDTLEQLRAKLMGDHPTFGRIDYLAPAASFDVAALGAKGDLGDVAFVSTIVDPYLTNPIARASETMAELSAERTAPVVLAAE; this is encoded by the coding sequence ATGCCTATCGCCAAGGTCAACGGCGTCGAAACCGAGTTCGAACCCGGCATGACGGTTCTGCAGGTCGCAGAACTGGCCGGGCAAGAGATCCCGCGTTTCTGCTACCACGAGCGTCTGTCCATTGCCGGCAACTGCCGGATGTGCCTGGTTGAAGTGAAGCCCGGACCGCCGAAGCCGCAGGCGTCCTGCGCCCTGCCGGCCGCTGAAGGTCAGGAAATCTTCACCGACACGCCGATGGTCAAGAAGGCCCGCGAAGGGGTGATGGAGTTCCTGCTCATCAACCACCCGCTGGATTGCCCGATCTGCGACCAGGGCGGCGAGTGTGACCTGCAAGACCAGGCTGTCGGCTATGGCCGTGACGGTTCGCGCTACGGCGAGAACAAGCGCGCGGTCGAAGAAAAGAACATGGGCCCGACGGTCAAGACGTTCATGACGCGCTGCATCCAATGCACGCGTTGCGTCCGCTTCATCACCGAAGTGGCCGGCGTTCCTGACATCGGCATGATCTCGCGCGGCGAAGGCGCCGAGATCACGACCTATCTGGAAAAGAACATCGACAGCGAGCTGTCGGGCAACGTCAACGACCTGTGCCCGGTGGGCGCCCTGACGCACCGCCCGTGGCAGTACCACTATCGCCCGTGGGAGCTGAAGAAGACCGAGACCATCGACGTCATGGACGCCCTGGGCTCGAACATCCGCGCCGACGCGCGCGGCGCCGAGGTCATGCGCGTGCTGCCGCGCGTGAACGAGGGCATTAACGAGGAGTGGTTGTCGGACAAGAGCCGCTACGCCGTCGATGGTCTGCAAGCCCGTCGCCTCGACCGCCCGTGGGTGCGTGAAAACGGCAAGCTGCGCGTCGCCTCGTGGGACGAGGCGCTGGCCGCGGTCGCCACCAAGATCAAGTCGGCTTCGGCTGACCGCATCGGCGTCATCGCCGGCGACCTGCAGGACGCCGAGTCGATGAAGGCGACGCTGGACCTGTTCCGCGCCCTGGGCTCGGCCAACACCGACTGCCGTCAGGACGGCGCCGCGATCGGGCAGGGGGCTCGTGAGGGCTGGCTGTTCAACTCCGGCCTGCAAGGCATTGAAAACGCAGACGCCATCCTGATCGTCGGGGCCAACCCGCGCACGGAAGCGCCGCTGCTGAACACGCGTCTGCGCAAAGTTTGGCTGAAGGGCGCCGCCGAGATCGGCGTCATCGGCGAGCAGGTCGACCTGACCTATGACTACAACTACCTGGGCGCCGGTTCGAAGACCCTGGGCAAGCTGCCCAAGGCGGCTGTCGACTTCCTGACCAAGGCCGAACGCCCGGCGATCATCGTCGGCGCGGGCGCCCTGATCGGCGACACCGGCGCGGCTGTGCTGAACGCCCTGGGCGCGCTGGCCAAGAAGGTCGGCGTGGTCAAGGACGGCTGGAACGGCTTCAACGTCCTGCACACCGCAGCGGCGCGCGTCGGCGGTCTGGACATGGGCTTCGTTCCCGCTGACGGCGGTCTGGACGTCGCCGGCATGCTGAAGCCGGGCGCGCTGGACGTGCTGTTCCTGCTGGGCGCCGATGAGGTCAACGCCTCCGCCTCGGACGCCTTCCGCGTCTATCTGGGTTCGCATGGCGACCGTGGCGCGCACGGCGCCGACGTCATCCTGCCGGGCGCCGCCTATACCGAGAAGTCGGGCCTGTACGTGAACACCGAGGGCCGGGTGCAGATGGCCGAACGCGTCGTCTTCCCCAAGGGCGAGGCCAAGGAAGATTGGGCCATCATCCGCGCCCTGTCGGAACGGGTCGGCTGCAAGCTGCCGTTCGACACCCTGGAGCAGCTGCGCGCCAAGCTGATGGGCGACCATCCGACCTTTGGCCGCATCGACTATCTGGCCCCGGCGGCGTCGTTCGACGTGGCGGCCTTGGGCGCCAAAGGCGATCTGGGCGACGTCGCCTTCGTCTCGACCATCGTCGATCCCTACCTGACCAACCCGATCGCGCGCGCCAGCGAAACCATGGCCGAGCTGTCCGCCGAGCGGACTGCCCCGGTCGTTCTGGCGGCGGAGTAA
- the nuoF gene encoding NADH-quinone oxidoreductase subunit NuoF, which yields MVGILEDKDRIFTNLYGFHDWGLEGAKQRGAWNATKDMLDLGRDWIITNVKNSGLRGRGGAGFSTGLKWSFMPKEVKDRPHYLVINADESEPATCKDREIMRHDPQLLIEGALIASFAMQAHACYIYLRGEYVLERERMEAAVKQAYEAKLIGDNNVHGWDFHVYIHHGAGAYICGEETALLESLEGKKGQPRLKPPFPAGAGLYGCPTTVNNVESIAVVGTILRRGADWFASFGRPNNTGTKLMSLSGHVNTPCVVEEAMSIPLRQLIEDHGGGVRGGWGNLKAIIPGGASCPVITREQAETVLMDFDSMREMRSSLGTAGVTVMDESTDIVKAIARISYFFKHESCGQCTPCREGTGWMWRVLERMAVGDADPSEIDLLLDVAGQVEGHTICALGDAAAWPVQGLIRHFRHEIEDRIQTYRSRRANFAGHAIAAE from the coding sequence ATGGTCGGAATCCTCGAAGACAAGGATCGCATCTTCACCAACCTCTACGGCTTCCATGACTGGGGCCTGGAGGGTGCGAAGCAGCGCGGCGCGTGGAACGCCACCAAGGACATGCTGGACCTTGGCCGCGACTGGATCATCACCAACGTGAAGAACTCGGGCCTGCGCGGACGCGGCGGCGCCGGTTTCTCGACCGGCTTGAAGTGGTCCTTCATGCCGAAGGAAGTGAAGGATCGTCCTCACTACCTGGTCATCAACGCCGATGAATCCGAGCCCGCGACCTGCAAGGACCGCGAGATCATGCGCCATGATCCGCAACTGCTGATCGAAGGCGCCCTGATCGCCTCCTTCGCGATGCAGGCCCATGCTTGCTACATCTACCTGCGCGGCGAGTACGTGCTGGAGCGCGAGCGCATGGAAGCCGCCGTCAAGCAGGCCTATGAGGCCAAGCTGATCGGCGACAACAACGTCCATGGCTGGGACTTCCACGTCTATATCCACCACGGCGCCGGGGCCTATATCTGCGGCGAAGAGACCGCCCTGCTGGAGAGCCTCGAAGGCAAGAAGGGCCAGCCGCGCCTGAAGCCGCCGTTCCCGGCGGGCGCTGGCCTCTACGGCTGCCCGACGACCGTGAACAATGTGGAATCGATCGCCGTGGTCGGCACCATCCTGCGCCGGGGCGCAGACTGGTTCGCCAGCTTCGGCCGCCCGAACAACACCGGCACCAAGCTGATGAGCCTGTCGGGTCACGTGAACACGCCCTGCGTGGTCGAAGAGGCCATGTCGATCCCGCTGCGCCAGTTGATCGAAGATCACGGCGGCGGCGTGCGTGGCGGTTGGGGCAACCTGAAAGCCATCATCCCGGGCGGCGCCTCCTGCCCGGTCATCACGCGCGAACAGGCCGAAACCGTGCTGATGGACTTCGACTCCATGCGCGAAATGCGCTCGTCGCTGGGCACCGCCGGCGTGACCGTCATGGACGAGTCCACCGACATCGTGAAGGCGATCGCCCGCATCAGCTACTTCTTCAAGCATGAGAGCTGCGGCCAGTGCACGCCTTGCCGCGAAGGCACCGGCTGGATGTGGCGCGTGCTGGAACGCATGGCCGTGGGCGACGCCGATCCGTCGGAAATCGACCTGCTGCTCGACGTGGCCGGTCAGGTCGAAGGCCACACCATCTGCGCCCTCGGCGACGCCGCCGCCTGGCCCGTTCAGGGCCTGATCCGGCACTTCCGTCACGAGATCGAAGACCGAATTCAAACCTACCGCAGCCGCCGCGCGAACTTCGCCGGCCACGCGATCGCGGCGGAGTAA
- the nuoE gene encoding NADH-quinone oxidoreductase subunit NuoE — MSVRRLAKEQPESFAFSKDTKAKAEWWIKKYPESRRQSAVIPILWLVQKQEGWVSEPAIRAIGELLGMAYIRVLEVATFYTMFQLEPVGKAALIQVCGTTPCMLRGANELMRVCKEKIGPKDELSADGRFTWQEVECLGACANAPMAQINDYYYEDLTPETMAQIIDDFAAGKSPKPGSRVGRHTSEPEGGARVLTDPTLYDGSRAKKIKSLPNSKPVVEKAPA; from the coding sequence ATGAGCGTTCGTCGCCTCGCCAAGGAACAGCCTGAATCCTTCGCCTTTTCAAAGGATACGAAGGCCAAGGCTGAGTGGTGGATCAAGAAGTACCCGGAATCGCGTCGCCAGTCGGCGGTGATCCCGATCCTGTGGCTGGTCCAGAAGCAGGAAGGCTGGGTTTCGGAACCCGCCATCCGCGCCATCGGCGAACTGTTGGGCATGGCCTACATCCGGGTGCTGGAGGTCGCGACCTTCTACACCATGTTCCAACTGGAGCCGGTTGGTAAGGCCGCCCTGATCCAGGTCTGCGGCACCACCCCCTGCATGCTGCGCGGCGCCAATGAGCTGATGCGCGTCTGCAAGGAGAAGATCGGGCCCAAGGACGAACTGTCCGCTGACGGCCGTTTCACCTGGCAGGAAGTCGAGTGCCTGGGCGCTTGCGCCAATGCACCGATGGCCCAGATCAACGACTACTACTACGAAGACCTGACGCCCGAGACGATGGCCCAGATCATCGATGACTTCGCCGCCGGCAAGTCGCCGAAGCCGGGTTCGCGCGTCGGTCGTCACACGTCCGAGCCCGAAGGCGGCGCCAGGGTTCTGACGGACCCGACGCTGTACGACGGTTCGCGCGCCAAGAAGATCAAGTCGCTGCCGAACTCCAAACCGGTCGTCGAGAAGGCTCCGGCCTGA
- a CDS encoding NADH-quinone oxidoreductase subunit D: MDDRKFTINFGPQHPAAHGVLRLVLELDGELVTRVDPHIGLLHRGTEKLMEARTYLQNIPYLDRLDYVSPMNQEHAFCLAIERLLELDVPYRGQLIRVLYSEMGRILNHLLNTTMQAMDVGALTPPLWGHEEREKLMVFYERACGARLHANYFRPGGVHQDLTPELVDDIGRWCAEFPAKLADIESLVTENRIFKQRNVDIGVVSKEQALAWGFSGVMLRGSDIAWDLRKATPYDCYADLEFDIAVGKNGDCWDRYLCRIEEMKQSVRIMEQCIHKLRNCPGEPVLTENHKITPPRRGEMKRSMEALIHHFKLYTEGFKTPEGEVYAAVEAPKGEFGVYLVSDGTNKPYRVKLSAPGFRHLQAMDWMNTGHMLADVSAILGSLDMVFGEVDR, from the coding sequence ATGGACGACCGCAAGTTCACCATCAACTTCGGCCCGCAACACCCCGCCGCGCACGGCGTGCTGCGTCTGGTGCTGGAGCTGGACGGCGAGCTGGTGACGCGCGTCGACCCGCATATCGGCTTGCTGCACCGCGGCACCGAGAAGCTGATGGAGGCGCGCACCTACCTCCAGAACATCCCCTATCTGGACCGGCTGGACTACGTCTCGCCGATGAACCAGGAGCACGCCTTCTGCCTGGCCATCGAGCGCCTGCTGGAACTGGACGTGCCGTATCGCGGCCAGCTGATCCGGGTCCTGTACTCGGAAATGGGCCGTATCCTGAACCACCTGCTGAACACGACCATGCAAGCCATGGACGTGGGCGCCCTGACCCCGCCGCTGTGGGGCCACGAAGAGCGCGAGAAGCTGATGGTCTTCTACGAGCGGGCCTGCGGCGCGCGTCTGCACGCCAACTACTTCCGTCCCGGCGGCGTCCATCAGGACCTGACGCCGGAACTGGTCGACGACATTGGCCGCTGGTGCGCCGAGTTCCCGGCCAAGCTGGCGGACATCGAGAGCCTGGTCACCGAGAACCGCATCTTCAAGCAGCGCAACGTCGACATCGGCGTGGTGTCCAAGGAACAGGCTCTGGCCTGGGGCTTCTCGGGCGTCATGCTGCGCGGCTCGGACATCGCCTGGGACCTGCGCAAGGCCACGCCTTACGACTGCTATGCGGACCTCGAGTTCGACATTGCTGTCGGCAAGAACGGCGACTGCTGGGACCGCTATCTCTGCCGCATCGAAGAGATGAAGCAGTCGGTGCGGATCATGGAGCAGTGCATCCACAAGCTGCGCAACTGCCCCGGCGAGCCGGTCCTGACCGAAAACCACAAGATCACCCCGCCGCGCCGCGGTGAGATGAAGCGTTCGATGGAAGCGCTGATCCACCACTTCAAGCTCTACACCGAGGGCTTCAAGACGCCGGAAGGCGAGGTCTATGCGGCCGTCGAAGCGCCCAAGGGCGAGTTCGGCGTCTATCTGGTGTCGGACGGCACCAACAAACCCTACCGCGTCAAGCTGTCGGCCCCGGGCTTCCGTCACCTGCAGGCGATGGACTGGATGAACACGGGCCACATGCTGGCGGACGTGTCGGCTATCCTCGGCTCGCTCGACATGGTGTTCGGAGAAGTGGACCGATGA
- a CDS encoding NADH-quinone oxidoreductase subunit C has translation MSELVRVAERESALTPLGTEMVAALGVEAVVAYGELTLIAPRENIVEVMAALRDQFGFQLLMDACGADYPDRAERFEVVYHLLSLTRAARVRVKVSTDEVKPVPSVTSVYPSAGWFEREAFDMYGMIFSGHPDMRRILTDYGFQGHPLRKDFPMTGYVEVRYDEEQKRVVYEPVKLAQEYRNFDFLSPWEGAEYPAPVLPGDEKAGAK, from the coding sequence ATGAGCGAACTGGTGCGCGTCGCGGAGCGCGAATCCGCCCTGACCCCGCTGGGAACCGAAATGGTGGCGGCTCTCGGTGTCGAGGCCGTCGTCGCCTATGGCGAGCTGACGCTGATCGCCCCGCGCGAGAACATCGTCGAGGTCATGGCGGCCCTGCGCGACCAATTCGGCTTCCAACTGCTGATGGACGCCTGCGGCGCCGACTACCCGGACCGCGCCGAGCGGTTCGAAGTTGTCTATCACCTGCTGTCGCTGACCCGCGCCGCGCGTGTGCGCGTCAAGGTCTCGACCGATGAGGTGAAGCCGGTTCCCAGCGTAACGTCCGTCTATCCGTCGGCCGGCTGGTTCGAGCGCGAAGCCTTCGACATGTACGGCATGATCTTCTCGGGCCACCCCGACATGCGCCGCATCCTGACCGACTACGGCTTCCAGGGGCACCCGCTGCGCAAGGACTTCCCGATGACGGGCTATGTCGAGGTCCGCTACGACGAAGAGCAGAAACGCGTGGTCTATGAGCCGGTGAAGCTGGCCCAGGAATATCGCAACTTCGACTTCCTCTCTCCGTGGGAAGGCGCTGAATACCCCGCTCCGGTCCTGCCGGGCGACGAGAAGGCGGGAGCCAAGTAA
- a CDS encoding NADH-quinone oxidoreductase subunit B, translated as MEEGSAGMAIIAPSSPLASPLVPAGSAARSTVEGYDPKIHDKFFEAVNTELGEQGFLTTSLDDVINWARTGSLMWMSFGLACCAVEMIHLSMPRFDLERFGTAPRGSPRQSDLMIVAGTLTNKMAPALRKVYDQMPDPRYVISMGSCANGGGYYHYSYSVVRGCDRVVPVDVYVPGCPPTAEALLYGILQLQKKIRRTGTIER; from the coding sequence ATGGAAGAAGGGAGCGCTGGAATGGCAATAATCGCGCCTTCGTCGCCCTTGGCGTCGCCCCTGGTCCCCGCCGGCTCCGCTGCGCGCTCGACCGTTGAGGGTTACGACCCCAAAATTCACGACAAGTTCTTCGAGGCGGTGAACACCGAGCTCGGCGAGCAGGGCTTCCTGACGACCTCGCTGGACGACGTCATCAACTGGGCCCGCACGGGTTCGCTGATGTGGATGTCGTTCGGCCTGGCCTGCTGCGCCGTGGAGATGATCCACCTGTCGATGCCGCGTTTCGACCTGGAACGCTTCGGCACCGCCCCGCGCGGTTCGCCGCGTCAGTCGGATCTGATGATCGTCGCCGGCACCCTCACCAACAAGATGGCTCCGGCCCTGCGCAAGGTCTATGACCAGATGCCGGACCCGCGCTACGTCATCTCGATGGGCAGCTGCGCCAATGGCGGCGGCTATTATCACTACAGCTACAGCGTCGTGCGCGGCTGCGATCGCGTGGTGCCGGTGGACGTCTATGTCCCGGGGTGCCCGCCGACCGCTGAGGCCCTGCTGTACGGCATCCTGCAGTTGCAGAAGAAGATCCGCCGCACAGGGACGATCGAGCGATGA
- a CDS encoding NADH-quinone oxidoreductase subunit A yields MNAFLLEYLPIVVFLAIAAVLGLGFMLAAWALAPKNPDTEKLSAYECGFNAFDDARMKFDVRFYLVSILFIIFDLEVAFLFPWAVSMFDLSTGGMVFAFWSMMVFLGVLTVGFIYEWKKGALEWQ; encoded by the coding sequence ATGAACGCATTTCTTCTGGAATACCTCCCGATCGTCGTTTTCCTGGCGATCGCCGCCGTCCTGGGCCTCGGCTTCATGCTGGCCGCCTGGGCTCTGGCGCCGAAAAACCCCGACACTGAGAAGCTGTCGGCCTATGAGTGCGGCTTCAACGCCTTTGATGACGCACGCATGAAGTTCGACGTCCGGTTCTATCTGGTGTCGATCCTCTTCATCATCTTCGACCTGGAAGTGGCCTTCCTGTTCCCGTGGGCGGTGTCGATGTTCGACCTGTCCACCGGCGGCATGGTCTTCGCCTTCTGGTCGATGATGGTCTTCCTCGGCGTCCTGACCGTCGGCTTTATCTACGAATGGAAGAAGGGAGCGCTGGAATGGCAATAA
- a CDS encoding AbgT family transporter, with protein sequence MSLAARLLNTIERVGNRLPDPVFLFLWLILGLIALSLIGAGLGWSALNPVTGDVLQAESLLSPANLERLFIGMPRTLADFPPLGIVITIIYGASVAERTGMFSTAIRGALLNAPRFILTPIVVVTGMVSHHASDASYVVVIPLAAVIFAAAGRHPLAGLAAGFAAVSGGYAGNLFPGASDALILGITEPAAHLIDPSYAVSIAGNWFFIVGVVFVFTPIVWFLTDRVIEPRLGPWVPSSAAPATAEEKQPLSSMDKRGLMFAGLTILSMIALWTLITLLPGSPFVDADAEPAQRYNPLYRSLVAFFALTFFGSGAAFGVGSGSIKSHHDLVRMMREGISQLAPYIVLAFFAAHFVAMFNWSGLGPILAVNAAASLRELALPKPLLLIVVVLVSCVFDLFIGSASAKWSALAPIVVPMFMLLGISPEMTTAAYRMGDSVTNIATPLMSYFPLILTFAQRWDPRFGLGSLMATMLPYAGAFLVAGLIMVAAWVALDLPLGPGVGVHYEPPPPAVASHLPADGGISGPVAPPQAAAGAAK encoded by the coding sequence ATGAGCCTGGCAGCCCGCTTGCTGAACACCATCGAGCGCGTCGGCAATCGCCTGCCCGACCCTGTTTTTCTCTTTCTGTGGCTGATCCTGGGCCTGATCGCGCTCAGCCTGATCGGCGCCGGTCTGGGCTGGTCCGCCCTCAACCCGGTGACGGGCGACGTGCTGCAGGCCGAGAGCCTGTTATCGCCCGCCAATCTGGAGCGGCTCTTCATCGGCATGCCGCGCACCTTGGCCGATTTCCCGCCCCTGGGGATCGTGATCACAATTATTTACGGCGCCTCGGTCGCCGAGAGAACGGGGATGTTCTCGACCGCCATTCGCGGCGCCCTTCTGAACGCGCCGCGATTCATCCTGACGCCGATCGTGGTGGTGACGGGCATGGTGTCGCACCACGCCTCCGACGCCTCCTACGTCGTGGTCATTCCTCTGGCCGCCGTCATCTTCGCCGCTGCGGGCCGCCATCCGCTGGCCGGTCTGGCCGCTGGATTCGCCGCCGTCTCGGGCGGATACGCCGGCAACCTGTTTCCCGGCGCCAGCGACGCGCTGATTCTGGGCATCACCGAGCCCGCGGCCCACCTGATCGACCCGTCCTATGCGGTCAGCATCGCCGGCAACTGGTTCTTCATCGTCGGCGTCGTCTTCGTCTTCACCCCCATCGTCTGGTTCCTGACCGACCGGGTGATCGAGCCGCGCCTCGGCCCCTGGGTCCCCTCCTCCGCCGCGCCCGCCACTGCCGAGGAAAAGCAGCCCCTCTCCAGCATGGATAAGCGCGGCCTGATGTTCGCGGGCCTGACCATCCTGTCCATGATCGCCCTGTGGACCCTGATCACCCTGTTGCCCGGCTCGCCCTTCGTCGACGCCGACGCCGAACCCGCCCAGCGCTACAATCCTCTGTATCGTTCGCTGGTCGCCTTCTTCGCTCTGACCTTCTTCGGTTCCGGCGCGGCCTTCGGCGTCGGCTCCGGCTCGATCAAGTCGCACCACGACCTGGTGCGCATGATGCGGGAGGGGATCAGCCAGTTGGCCCCCTATATCGTCCTGGCCTTCTTCGCCGCTCACTTCGTGGCCATGTTCAACTGGTCGGGCCTGGGGCCCATCCTGGCGGTCAACGCCGCCGCGTCATTGCGCGAACTGGCCTTGCCCAAGCCCCTGCTGCTGATCGTGGTGGTGCTGGTGTCCTGCGTCTTCGACCTGTTCATCGGCTCGGCCTCGGCCAAGTGGTCGGCGCTGGCGCCCATCGTCGTGCCCATGTTCATGCTGCTGGGCATCAGCCCCGAGATGACGACCGCCGCCTATCGCATGGGCGACAGCGTCACCAACATCGCCACCCCGCTGATGAGCTACTTCCCGTTGATCCTGACCTTCGCGCAGCGCTGGGATCCCCGGTTCGGTCTGGGGTCGCTGATGGCCACCATGCTGCCCTATGCTGGAGCCTTCCTCGTCGCCGGCCTGATCATGGTGGCGGCGTGGGTGGCGTTGGACCTGCCGCTCGGGCCGGGCGTGGGCGTCCACTACGAGCCCCCGCCGCCCGCCGTCGCCTCACACCTGCCGGCGGATGGCGGCATCTCCGGTCCCGTGGCGCCGCCTCAGGCTGCCGCCGGAGCGGCCAAGTAA